A window of Mangifera indica cultivar Alphonso chromosome 11, CATAS_Mindica_2.1, whole genome shotgun sequence contains these coding sequences:
- the LOC123229571 gene encoding putative 12-oxophytodienoate reductase 11 — MSEETPRIPLLTPYKMGPFDLFHRVVLAPLTRQRSYGNVPQPHAILYYSQRTTKGGLLIAEATGVSDTAQGYPNTPGIWTKEQVEAWKPIVDAVHAKGGIFFCQIWHVGRVSNRGFQPNGQAPISSTDRPLLPQIRANGVDVSQFTPPRRLRTDEIPQIVNDFRVAARNAIEAGFDGVEIHGAHGYLIDQFLKDQVNDRTDQYGGSLENRCRFALEIVEAVANEIGPERVGIRLSPFADYAQAGDSNPEALGLYMAESLNKYNILYCHMVEPRMKTAEEKHESHHSLLAMRKAFNGTFLIVGGYEREDGIKAIAEGRADLVVYGRWFLSNPDLPKRFELNAPLNPYNRDTFYIDDPVIGYTDYPFLETTP; from the exons ATGTCTGAAGAAACTCCACGAATTCCTCTTCTCACCCCCTACAAGATGGGTCCTTTCGATCTTTTTCACAG AGTTGTTTTGGCGCCATTGACTAGACAGAGGTCTTACGGCAATGTTCCTCAGCCTCATGCCATCTTGTATTACTCTCAGAGAACAACCAAAGGTGGTCTTCTCATCGCTGAAGCCACTGGTGTTTCCGACACCGCTCAAGG GTATCCAAATACACCTGGTATATGGACAAAGGAGCAAGTTGAAGCATGGAAACCGATTGTAGATGCTGTTCATGCTAAAGGCGGGATCTTCTTTTGTCAGATTTGGCATGTGGGGAGGGTTTCAAATAGAG GTTTTCAGCCAAATGGTCAGGCTCCAATCTCCAGTACAGACAGGCCTTTGTTGCCTCAAATTCGAGCAAACGGTGTTGATGTTTCACAGTTCACACCTCCAAGGCGGCTAAGGACAGATGAAATCCCACAAATTGTGAATGATTTCAGGGTTGCTGCAAGGAATGCTATTGAAGCTG GTTTTGATGGAGTTGAGATTCATGGTGCTCATGGTTACCTGATTGACCAGTTTTTGAAGGATCAAGTGAATGATCGGACAGACCAATATGGTGGATCCCTTGAGAACCGTTGTCGGTTTGCTCTAGAAATAGTTGAAGCTGTTGCTAATGAGATTGGACCAGAGAGAGTTGGTATAAGGCTATCTCCCTTTGCAGACTATGCCCAAGCAGGGGACTCAAATCCAGAAGCATTAGGTCTCTATATGGCAGAGTCCTTGAATAAGTATAATATTCTTTACTGTCACATGGTTGAACCCAGAATGAAGACAGCTGAAGAAAAACATGAAAGTCATCACAGTTTATTGGCCATGAGAAAGGCTTTCAACGGTACTTTCCTCATTGTAGGTGGATATGAAAGGGAAGATGGAATCAAGGCTATAGCAGAAGGTCGTGCAGATCTTGTTGTTTATGGTCGTTGGTTCTTATCAAATCCTGATTTACCAAAGAGATTTGAACTCAATGCCCCTCTAAACCCATACAATAGAGATACATTTTATATAGATGATCCTGTTATCGGTTACACAGATTATCCATTTCTAGAAACTACTCCTTAG